One stretch of Longimicrobiaceae bacterium DNA includes these proteins:
- a CDS encoding ATPase, T2SS/T4P/T4SS family, translating to MQPLDVLQTPSDTNPQDPNAPSAETLQDAERYPHQLVAYFAHSAPGRAILGALEDDDTTEVYLNPDGKVWKETYSAGPVFTGHELEPAFAFMFLNAVATQQRLTLDRDHPAVSADLPLEFFNRARLQGEIPPLVEAPSFNIRKPPPRTFSLDELVAQGVLTPGRRAVVREAVLCRWNVVIAGNMNSGKTTFARAVLKEIAELCPRDRVGILEDTPELRSESPNTCTMRKPERWDLTALVTISLRKNFKRICVSEVRDREALPLLDAWTTHRGGLATTHADSIDNCMERLDRLAMRNGVPSDPVLIGQAVQLVVLLAGDNAGRRVTEMVRVVQTRDRAAPYVLHRIDEAGQLE from the coding sequence ATGCAACCGCTCGACGTTCTCCAGACGCCCAGCGACACGAATCCCCAGGATCCCAACGCCCCGTCGGCGGAGACCCTGCAGGACGCGGAGAGGTACCCGCACCAGCTCGTCGCGTACTTCGCGCACTCCGCCCCAGGCCGCGCGATCCTGGGCGCGCTGGAAGACGACGACACCACCGAAGTCTACCTGAACCCGGACGGTAAGGTCTGGAAGGAGACCTACTCCGCGGGTCCGGTCTTCACCGGGCACGAGTTGGAGCCGGCGTTCGCGTTCATGTTCCTGAACGCCGTCGCCACCCAGCAGCGCCTCACGCTGGACAGGGACCACCCCGCGGTCTCTGCCGACCTGCCGCTGGAGTTCTTCAACCGGGCCCGCCTGCAGGGCGAGATCCCCCCGCTGGTGGAGGCGCCCTCCTTCAACATCCGCAAGCCCCCGCCCCGCACCTTCTCGCTGGACGAGCTCGTGGCGCAGGGCGTCCTCACCCCCGGCCGGCGGGCGGTCGTCCGCGAGGCGGTGCTGTGCCGCTGGAACGTGGTGATCGCCGGCAACATGAACAGCGGCAAGACCACCTTCGCCCGCGCCGTCCTCAAGGAGATCGCCGAGCTGTGCCCGCGCGACCGCGTGGGGATCCTGGAGGACACGCCGGAGCTCCGGTCGGAGTCCCCGAACACCTGCACCATGCGGAAGCCGGAGCGTTGGGATCTGACCGCACTGGTGACGATCTCTCTCCGCAAGAACTTCAAGCGGATCTGCGTCAGCGAGGTCCGCGACCGCGAGGCCCTTCCCCTCCTCGATGCCTGGACGACCCACCGCGGCGGCCTGGCGACCACGCACGCGGACTCGATCGACAACTGCATGGAGCGGCTGGACCGCCTGGCGATGCGCAATGGCGTCCCCTCGGACCCGGTGCTGATCGGGCAGGCGGTCCAACTCGTCGTGCTCCTGGCCGGCGACAACGCCGGCCGGCGGGTGACGGAGATGGTGCGCGTGGTCCAGACCCGCGACCGCGCCGCCCCTTACGTCCTGCACCGCATCGACGAGGCGGGACAGCTCGAATGA
- a CDS encoding VirB3 family type IV secretion system protein gives MHAEELDLDAIHPSLTQPVLWGGVERRVVAVEFVVVVLLFTWKGIVPFSVVLALVLVLPLHLAARRIARIDPRMFDLFLRSLAWRRYYPPHATTQAATPPVKPSIPGAR, from the coding sequence ATGCACGCCGAAGAGCTGGACCTGGACGCCATCCACCCCTCCCTCACGCAGCCGGTGCTGTGGGGCGGGGTGGAGCGGCGGGTCGTCGCGGTGGAGTTCGTCGTGGTGGTGCTCCTCTTCACCTGGAAGGGGATCGTGCCGTTCTCGGTGGTGCTCGCCCTCGTCCTGGTGCTCCCGCTCCACCTGGCGGCGCGCCGGATCGCGCGCATCGACCCCCGCATGTTCGACCTCTTCCTGCGGAGCCTGGCCTGGCGGCGGTACTACCCGCCCCACGCCACGACCCAGGCGGCCACGCCGCCCGTGAAACCCTCGATCCCCGGAGCCCGATGA
- a CDS encoding sigma-70 family RNA polymerase sigma factor, which yields MLHPYAPWPAPDVLAGLVSEAQRGPASAVDTLLAALRPALVSYYSGRITGDLAEDLAQAALLRIHGALPGIEPERADRFIATIARNVLRSGYAQRGRALRRWAPEQLAEGVASPAAADRHLEYKELARAVKQLAEADLPPKMQQVVLGLLRDETPAEIAARLGISQATVRMHLMRARAVLRRELRPYLDPDGSDPQDRTG from the coding sequence ATGCTGCACCCCTACGCGCCCTGGCCGGCGCCGGATGTACTTGCGGGCCTCGTCTCGGAGGCGCAGCGGGGTCCCGCCTCAGCGGTTGACACGCTGCTCGCGGCGCTGCGGCCGGCGCTGGTGAGCTACTATTCCGGACGCATCACCGGGGATCTCGCCGAAGACCTGGCGCAGGCCGCGCTCCTCCGCATCCACGGCGCGCTACCCGGGATCGAGCCGGAGCGCGCGGACCGCTTCATTGCGACCATCGCCCGCAACGTCCTCCGCAGCGGGTACGCGCAGCGGGGCCGGGCGCTGCGCCGCTGGGCCCCCGAGCAGCTTGCCGAGGGGGTAGCCTCCCCGGCCGCCGCGGATCGGCACCTGGAGTACAAGGAGTTGGCGCGCGCGGTGAAGCAACTCGCTGAAGCAGATCTCCCTCCCAAGATGCAGCAGGTCGTACTCGGCCTCCTCCGCGACGAGACGCCCGCCGAGATCGCGGCCCGGCTCGGCATCAGCCAGGCGACGGTGCGGATGCACCTGATGCGCGCCCGCGCCGTGCTGCGGCGAGAGCTACGCCCCTATCTGGACCCGGACGGCTCCGACCCACAGGACCGTACCGGTTAA
- a CDS encoding TrbC/VirB2 family protein encodes MHAIQRSPGARAGALLLGLLALSVVFAPELWAGGTGTDMPWNTPLQTLLNNLTGPTARTIVGIGTAVAGYQWIFGGHEKGTVWLSRVAVGGGVALLAQTAISYMAFGGALV; translated from the coding sequence ATGCACGCCATCCAGCGAAGCCCCGGCGCCCGCGCGGGCGCGCTCCTCCTCGGCCTCCTGGCCCTCTCCGTCGTCTTCGCGCCGGAGCTGTGGGCGGGTGGGACGGGGACGGACATGCCCTGGAACACCCCGCTCCAGACCCTCCTCAACAACCTGACCGGCCCCACGGCCCGGACCATCGTCGGCATCGGGACCGCCGTGGCAGGCTACCAGTGGATCTTCGGCGGCCACGAGAAGGGGACCGTGTGGCTCTCCCGCGTGGCGGTGGGCGGGGGCGTCGCGCTGCTGGCGCAGACGGCCATCTCCTACATGGCCTTCGGCGGCGCCCTGGTCTGA
- a CDS encoding VirB8/TrbF family protein yields MPSQAQDARAGQVRLIADAARAKVGDRIEGAKREGRSWRTAFWGAFALLAGAVGALGFVALQPRFVPYVVAVDAQGVAVPIGPARRTTADDPNAVRAELTRWIGYARTVSSDPHAQKEMVERAYAYATPATANVLNAYFRDPQNDARVVGQRAVRLVKVLRVTPLPPPARNTWNVLWRETEIAHGSEARTVTTWEAYLTVRRSAPRGEERKTEEQISHNPLGVYIADLSWSPVADPSSTR; encoded by the coding sequence ATGCCCTCACAAGCACAGGACGCGCGGGCAGGCCAGGTCCGGCTCATCGCCGACGCCGCCCGCGCAAAGGTCGGGGACCGGATCGAGGGGGCGAAGCGGGAGGGGCGCTCGTGGCGGACCGCCTTCTGGGGGGCGTTCGCGCTCCTCGCGGGGGCGGTCGGGGCGCTAGGCTTCGTCGCCCTCCAGCCCCGGTTCGTCCCCTACGTCGTGGCCGTGGACGCGCAGGGCGTCGCCGTGCCGATCGGGCCCGCCCGGCGCACCACGGCGGACGACCCCAACGCCGTCCGGGCGGAGTTGACCCGGTGGATCGGGTACGCGCGCACGGTCTCCTCCGATCCCCACGCGCAGAAAGAGATGGTGGAGCGCGCCTACGCCTACGCCACGCCGGCCACGGCGAACGTGCTCAACGCCTACTTCCGCGACCCGCAGAACGACGCGCGCGTGGTGGGGCAGCGCGCCGTGCGCCTGGTGAAGGTGCTCCGGGTCACGCCGCTCCCCCCACCGGCCCGCAACACCTGGAACGTGCTCTGGCGGGAGACGGAGATCGCCCACGGGAGCGAGGCCCGCACGGTCACGACCTGGGAAGCGTACCTCACGGTGCGGCGGAGCGCGCCGCGCGGCGAGGAGCGCAAGACGGAGGAGCAGATCAGCCATAACCCGCTCGGCGTCTACATCGCGGACCTCTCCTGGTCCCCGGTGGCGGACCCGAGCTCCACACGGTAG
- a CDS encoding type IV secretion system protein has product MKPALRAAIPPGIAAGLALAALALAVVPADAQEPGILDRTALTYRQASFVWMDRLHPLALRTFFPLAGIEFALSGILWMLNDRETLESIAGQFIRKFTFVSFWFAILFSWELWIPYLAEGFRYAGVTAAGRTTLTPSEIVGIGSDLQVAIGSAASDWLSFNPFSGFTIQVAALLVLLAYVAAAVAISYTLVQLYLVTGAGVFFLGFAAFRGTAQWTDNYLNLLAYVGIKLMVLFLLVGLGTTIGAELVEVTAGMRWTDMAPAAEIFFVALLFMSLVLGLPVMIARHITQGHSFGLVNAIRAKDH; this is encoded by the coding sequence GTGAAACCCGCGCTCAGGGCGGCGATTCCACCCGGAATCGCCGCCGGCCTGGCGCTCGCGGCGCTGGCGCTGGCGGTTGTCCCGGCGGACGCGCAGGAGCCCGGGATCCTGGACCGGACCGCGCTCACGTACCGGCAGGCGTCGTTCGTCTGGATGGACCGGCTGCACCCGCTGGCGCTGCGGACCTTCTTTCCCCTGGCCGGGATCGAGTTCGCGCTGAGCGGGATCCTCTGGATGCTGAACGACAGGGAGACGCTGGAGTCCATCGCGGGCCAGTTCATCCGCAAGTTCACCTTCGTCTCCTTCTGGTTCGCGATCCTGTTCTCCTGGGAGCTGTGGATCCCGTACCTGGCGGAGGGCTTCCGGTACGCGGGGGTGACGGCCGCGGGCAGGACGACGCTCACCCCTTCCGAGATCGTGGGGATCGGGAGCGACCTGCAGGTCGCCATCGGCTCCGCCGCCTCGGACTGGCTGAGCTTCAATCCCTTCTCCGGCTTCACCATCCAGGTAGCCGCGCTCCTCGTGCTCCTCGCCTACGTGGCGGCTGCGGTGGCGATCAGCTACACCCTGGTCCAACTCTACCTCGTCACGGGTGCGGGGGTGTTCTTCCTGGGCTTCGCGGCGTTCCGGGGCACGGCGCAGTGGACCGACAACTACCTCAACCTGCTGGCCTACGTGGGGATCAAGCTGATGGTGCTGTTCCTCCTGGTGGGGCTGGGGACCACCATCGGGGCGGAGCTGGTGGAGGTCACGGCGGGGATGCGGTGGACGGACATGGCCCCGGCGGCGGAGATCTTCTTCGTCGCCCTCCTCTTCATGTCCCTGGTGCTCGGGCTCCCCGTGATGATCGCCAGGCACATCACGCAGGGACACAGCTTCGGACTGGTGAACGCCATCCGGGCCAAGGACCACTGA
- a CDS encoding TrbG/VirB9 family P-type conjugative transfer protein, protein MNPIPSLRLALVLAALASAPLSAQGAAVREPPRLLGTVVVHRPDALERAVLEFKATGRARTLPPERPGDFTTFPYGYVRPYLRCAALKLCQVELQPGETLTDDPLPGDRERWDVDRTTSGGLTVVLVKPKECDVSTNLVVPTDRRRYVVELEAPPCRGTNPRGEYMDGIRFWYPDDVLAAGRGPAPAGEPDALLADVRAVNTDYRWGRNRRISWTPQRVLDDGMRTFIQFAPAARDGDTPVLYAVTEDGTRELVNTVLRPDPAGDYLVADRVLGRAVLVLREGKRERRLDVVNMVLHRQGR, encoded by the coding sequence ATGAACCCGATTCCTTCTCTCAGGCTCGCCCTGGTGCTGGCCGCGCTCGCCTCGGCGCCGCTCTCGGCGCAGGGCGCGGCGGTACGCGAGCCGCCCCGACTGCTCGGCACGGTGGTCGTCCACCGGCCCGACGCCCTGGAGCGCGCCGTCCTGGAGTTCAAGGCCACGGGCCGCGCCCGGACGCTCCCGCCGGAGCGCCCCGGCGACTTCACCACGTTCCCCTACGGGTACGTCCGCCCGTACCTCCGCTGCGCGGCGCTCAAGCTCTGCCAGGTGGAGTTACAGCCCGGTGAGACCCTGACCGACGACCCGCTCCCGGGCGACCGGGAGCGGTGGGACGTGGACCGGACCACGAGCGGCGGCCTCACGGTGGTCCTGGTGAAGCCGAAGGAATGCGACGTGAGCACGAACCTCGTCGTTCCCACCGACCGCAGACGCTACGTGGTGGAGCTGGAGGCGCCGCCCTGCAGGGGCACGAACCCCCGGGGCGAGTACATGGACGGGATCCGCTTCTGGTATCCCGACGACGTGCTGGCCGCCGGGCGCGGTCCCGCTCCGGCCGGCGAGCCTGACGCGCTCCTGGCCGACGTGCGGGCGGTGAACACGGACTACCGCTGGGGACGGAACCGGCGGATCTCCTGGACTCCGCAGCGCGTCCTAGACGACGGCATGCGGACCTTCATCCAGTTCGCCCCGGCGGCGCGGGACGGGGACACGCCGGTGCTCTATGCGGTCACGGAGGACGGCACGCGAGAGTTGGTCAACACGGTCCTGCGCCCGGACCCGGCTGGGGACTACCTGGTCGCGGACCGGGTGCTGGGGCGCGCCGTCCTGGTGCTCCGCGAGGGGAAGCGCGAACGCAGGCTGGACGTGGTGAACATGGTGCTCCACCGGCAGGGGAGGTGA
- a CDS encoding helix-turn-helix transcriptional regulator: MRHHRPIISVRPPADLAVKRDFDIVADARRLETLRQAIRREVKAQTSLRALAQRIGVDRGSLRKFLTMESVPDWENLAKIEEWFEDRADVWTPLGAVALAVLVLDLPGPRRRPARKRLAQVLASAFGDAELPVPEWLDTECAG; the protein is encoded by the coding sequence ATGCGACACCATCGTCCCATTATCAGCGTGCGACCGCCCGCGGACCTGGCGGTCAAGCGCGATTTCGACATTGTCGCCGACGCCCGCCGCCTGGAGACGTTGCGGCAGGCCATTCGGCGGGAGGTAAAGGCCCAGACCAGCCTCCGCGCACTGGCACAGCGGATCGGCGTGGACCGCGGATCGCTGCGGAAGTTCCTCACGATGGAATCCGTCCCGGATTGGGAGAACCTGGCGAAGATCGAGGAGTGGTTTGAGGACCGGGCGGACGTGTGGACTCCTCTCGGCGCGGTGGCCCTCGCCGTCCTGGTGCTCGACCTGCCCGGACCGCGCCGCCGCCCGGCGCGCAAGCGGCTCGCCCAAGTGCTTGCCTCGGCGTTCGGGGACGCGGAGCTGCCGGTACCCGAATGGCTCGACACGGAATGCGCCGGGTAG
- a CDS encoding tetratricopeptide repeat protein, which translates to MHFAEAAAIVDPEHPTYAINAGWMCRRAVVYDRAAIWYERGYKLAVRFRHHDLSLSRKESIRALVEHGALLKDQGREDEAREFYELAAKRAARFGRKRQAAVVLHYLLALSAEVGGFEESLDFAQQAFDLYPIQDRQIPALAHDLAFLMVRFAYYSPAITLLELAVSRTYTPELQTLYWGTLARAAAGVRRRERFEEAEQRTLHFIGLYEEYAPAALVNLSEGARSLAEWDLSEQYAGMAVEFARAREDVVVERYALDLLDKIATRELAANEQQPPQADQIRILSRRLVARLHKWKVPGPGEPGTP; encoded by the coding sequence ATGCATTTCGCTGAAGCAGCGGCGATCGTAGACCCGGAGCATCCCACCTACGCGATAAACGCTGGTTGGATGTGCCGGAGAGCCGTCGTTTATGATCGTGCGGCAATTTGGTACGAGCGGGGCTACAAACTGGCGGTTCGGTTTCGGCACCATGACCTTTCCTTGAGCCGGAAGGAGTCCATCAGGGCCCTTGTGGAGCACGGGGCATTACTCAAGGATCAAGGCCGCGAGGACGAGGCGAGGGAGTTCTACGAACTCGCGGCGAAAAGAGCTGCACGATTCGGCCGTAAGAGACAGGCAGCGGTAGTCCTACATTATCTGCTCGCCTTGAGTGCAGAGGTTGGCGGGTTCGAGGAGAGCCTAGATTTCGCGCAGCAGGCATTTGACCTTTATCCGATACAAGATCGACAGATCCCAGCTCTGGCCCACGATTTGGCATTTTTGATGGTTCGGTTTGCCTACTACAGCCCCGCCATCACTCTTCTCGAACTCGCGGTCTCCCGGACCTATACGCCTGAGCTACAAACACTGTATTGGGGAACGCTCGCCCGCGCGGCGGCTGGCGTACGCCGACGGGAACGATTCGAGGAGGCAGAACAAAGGACGCTGCACTTCATTGGGCTCTATGAAGAATACGCGCCCGCAGCCTTGGTAAACCTCAGCGAGGGCGCCCGGTCCCTGGCCGAATGGGATCTCTCAGAGCAGTATGCGGGAATGGCAGTGGAGTTCGCCCGTGCACGCGAGGACGTAGTTGTTGAGCGGTATGCGTTGGACCTGCTGGACAAGATCGCAACGAGAGAGCTCGCGGCCAACGAACAGCAGCCGCCCCAGGCGGATCAGATCAGGATTCTCTCCAGGCGGTTGGTCGCCCGCCTCCACAAGTGGAAGGTCCCGGGCCCTGGAGAGCCCGGGACCCCGTAA